One region of Candidatus Methylomirabilota bacterium genomic DNA includes:
- a CDS encoding hydantoinase B/oxoprolinase family protein, whose product MTAQFDAITLEVLWTRIISVVDEAAKAIVRTSFSTLSNEANDFACVLTDARGFALAQNSGSIPSFIGTLPATVRHFLAGIGQEHMRPGDVLITNDPWQGTGHMSDVCLVKPIFLQKEGAPPRLVAFSSTTAHMPDIGGRIRAIEARELFEEGFHIPLTHLIRAGQVDETLLALLRANVRTPDQTVGDIWAQVSANELMENRVRRLMAEYGLDTLEGLADELFSRSERAMRSAIQAVPDGTYRFGIETDGFEAPYRFRVALTVRGDEIVADFTGTSPAQPRAINCVLAYTYAMTAYAVRCALLPGLPNNEGMYRPVTVQAPEGCLLNPKFPAAVVSRAQTGHYVPILILGALHQVIPDRVAAAAGSPLWAVAQSGVRDDGRPYTTVLFFNGGMGATAGKDGEHVLSWPSNISSTPVEVAERNSPLFFHYKRMRPGSGGRGRFRGGLGQDMLIESESRRPIVISFMAERTRFPAPGLAGGGAGGLGAIRINGHAIDHRRQHVLERGDRVL is encoded by the coding sequence ATGACGGCGCAATTCGACGCGATCACGCTCGAGGTGCTGTGGACCCGGATCATCTCGGTGGTCGACGAGGCTGCGAAGGCGATCGTGCGCACCTCGTTCTCCACGCTCTCCAACGAAGCCAACGACTTCGCCTGCGTGCTCACCGACGCGCGCGGGTTCGCGCTGGCCCAGAACTCGGGGAGCATCCCGTCGTTCATCGGCACGCTGCCCGCCACCGTGCGGCACTTCCTCGCCGGCATCGGGCAGGAGCACATGCGCCCGGGCGACGTGCTCATCACCAACGATCCGTGGCAGGGCACCGGGCACATGAGCGACGTCTGTCTGGTGAAGCCGATCTTCCTGCAGAAGGAGGGCGCCCCGCCGCGGCTGGTGGCCTTCTCGTCCACCACGGCGCACATGCCCGACATCGGCGGCCGCATCCGCGCCATCGAGGCGCGCGAGCTGTTCGAGGAGGGCTTCCACATCCCGCTCACCCACCTGATCCGGGCGGGGCAGGTGGACGAGACCCTGCTCGCCCTGCTGCGCGCCAACGTGCGGACGCCCGACCAGACCGTCGGCGACATCTGGGCGCAGGTGAGCGCCAACGAGCTGATGGAGAACCGGGTGCGGCGGCTCATGGCGGAGTACGGGCTCGACACGCTCGAGGGCCTGGCCGACGAGCTCTTCTCCCGCTCCGAGCGCGCGATGCGGAGCGCGATCCAGGCCGTTCCCGACGGCACCTATCGCTTCGGCATCGAGACCGACGGCTTCGAGGCGCCGTACCGCTTCCGCGTCGCGCTCACCGTGCGGGGCGACGAGATCGTCGCCGACTTCACCGGTACCTCGCCGGCCCAGCCGCGCGCGATCAACTGCGTGCTGGCCTACACCTACGCCATGACGGCCTATGCGGTGCGCTGCGCGCTGCTGCCCGGGCTCCCCAACAACGAGGGCATGTACCGGCCGGTGACGGTGCAGGCGCCCGAGGGCTGCCTGCTGAACCCCAAGTTCCCGGCCGCGGTGGTGAGCCGCGCCCAGACTGGCCACTACGTGCCGATCCTCATCCTGGGCGCGCTGCACCAGGTGATCCCCGACCGGGTGGCCGCGGCGGCCGGGTCGCCGCTCTGGGCGGTCGCGCAGTCCGGCGTGCGCGACGACGGCCGGCCCTACACCACGGTGCTGTTCTTCAACGGCGGCATGGGCGCGACCGCGGGCAAGGACGGCGAGCACGTGCTCTCGTGGCCCAGCAACATCTCGAGCACGCCGGTCGAGGTGGCCGAGCGCAACAGCCCGCTCTTCTTCCACTACAAGCGCATGCGCCCCGGCTCCGGCGGGCGCGGCCGCTTCCGGGGCGGGCTCGGGCAGGACATGCTGATCGAGAGCGAGTCTCGACGTCCCATCGTCATCAGCTTCATGGCCGAGCGCACCCGCTTCCCCGCGCCGGGGCTCGCCGGCGGCGGCGCGGGCGGCCTCGGGGCGATCCGGATCAACGGCCATGCGATCGATCACCGGCGCCAGCACGTGCTCGAGCGCGGCGACCGCGTGCT
- a CDS encoding hydantoinase/oxoprolinase family protein yields MAQYSLGIDIGGTFTDLVVYDHEGGSRFSRKVLTTHDDPARAVAAGVAGLLTQARVDPAAVSRTVHATTLFTNALIERQGAVTGLITTAGFADTLEIGRERKYELYDLAIARPEPLVPRHLRLEVTERTRADGRVARRLDARMLAARAAALAKAGVEAIAVVFLHAYANPRHEAEAARLIAKRHPGIAVTASHEVAPEIREYERASTTAANAYIKPLAQKYLALMARRVSELGIPSPLLLMLSSGGLTHVQEAQRVPVQMLESGPAAGAIAAAFFGQPDCTGRVLAFDMGGTTAKLSLVDGGEPLTAYSFEAARQRRFIEGSGLPIRISTIELIEIGAGGGSIAAVDEIGLLKVGPRSAGSHPGPAAYGLGGREPTVTDADFLLGYLNPDYFAGGEVAVDMPAVLAAVEGLSRRLGLESTKVAWGIHDIVNESMAGAARVHIAERGRDPRDYALLCTGGAGPVHAWSVAGKLGIGRVICPPSAGVASALGLLVAPARVDRVATVGIRLDRGSIAALEAAFARLEDEARAVMADTGLKLESATVQRLADGRFLGQGFDLVVPLPPGPYEESERGRAALRGAFETAYRDKFALTPPGVPVEFINIRVAVRAPVSGSEVVLEGHRGGGARAALKGTRRAYFPGADGWVETAVYDRYRLGIGDEVDGPAVVEEEGSTLVVGPGATARVAESGNMVMTLGRP; encoded by the coding sequence ATGGCCCAGTACTCCCTCGGCATCGACATCGGCGGCACCTTCACCGACCTCGTGGTCTACGACCACGAGGGAGGCAGCCGCTTCAGTCGTAAAGTTCTCACCACGCACGACGACCCGGCGCGCGCGGTGGCGGCGGGCGTCGCGGGGCTGCTGACCCAGGCGCGCGTCGATCCGGCCGCGGTCTCCCGGACCGTCCACGCCACCACGCTCTTCACCAACGCGCTGATCGAGCGCCAGGGGGCGGTGACCGGGCTCATCACCACCGCCGGCTTCGCCGATACGCTCGAGATCGGCCGCGAGCGCAAGTACGAGCTGTACGACCTGGCCATCGCCAGGCCGGAGCCGCTGGTGCCGCGCCACCTGCGCCTCGAGGTGACCGAGCGCACGCGGGCCGACGGCCGCGTCGCCCGCCGGCTCGACGCGCGGATGCTCGCGGCGCGCGCCGCCGCGCTCGCGAAGGCGGGGGTCGAGGCCATCGCGGTGGTCTTCCTCCACGCCTACGCCAACCCGCGCCACGAAGCGGAGGCGGCGCGGCTGATCGCGAAGCGCCATCCCGGCATCGCGGTGACCGCCTCGCACGAGGTGGCCCCCGAGATCCGCGAGTACGAGCGCGCCTCCACGACCGCGGCCAACGCCTACATCAAGCCGCTCGCCCAGAAGTACCTCGCGCTGATGGCCCGACGGGTATCGGAGCTGGGGATCCCGTCGCCGCTCTTGCTGATGCTGTCGAGCGGCGGGCTCACCCACGTGCAGGAGGCGCAGCGGGTGCCGGTGCAGATGCTCGAATCGGGCCCGGCCGCCGGAGCCATCGCGGCCGCGTTCTTCGGCCAGCCGGACTGCACCGGTCGGGTGCTCGCCTTCGACATGGGCGGGACCACCGCCAAGCTGTCGCTGGTCGACGGCGGTGAGCCGCTCACCGCCTATTCCTTCGAGGCGGCGCGGCAGCGGCGCTTCATCGAGGGCAGCGGGCTGCCGATCCGCATCTCCACCATCGAGCTGATCGAGATCGGCGCGGGCGGCGGCAGCATCGCGGCGGTGGACGAGATCGGGCTGCTCAAGGTCGGACCGCGCAGCGCGGGCTCGCATCCCGGGCCGGCCGCCTACGGCCTGGGGGGCCGCGAGCCCACCGTGACCGACGCCGACTTCCTGCTCGGCTATCTGAACCCGGACTACTTCGCGGGCGGCGAGGTGGCGGTGGACATGCCGGCGGTGCTGGCCGCGGTGGAGGGGCTGTCGCGCCGGCTCGGGCTCGAGTCCACCAAGGTCGCGTGGGGCATCCACGACATCGTCAACGAGAGCATGGCGGGCGCGGCGCGCGTGCACATCGCGGAGCGAGGCCGCGATCCGCGCGACTACGCGCTGCTGTGCACCGGCGGCGCGGGCCCGGTGCACGCCTGGTCGGTCGCCGGCAAGCTCGGCATCGGGCGCGTCATCTGCCCGCCGTCGGCAGGGGTGGCCTCCGCGCTCGGCCTGCTGGTGGCGCCGGCGCGCGTGGACCGGGTCGCGACGGTGGGCATCCGGCTCGACCGGGGCAGCATCGCCGCGCTCGAGGCCGCATTCGCGCGGCTCGAGGACGAAGCGCGCGCGGTGATGGCCGACACCGGGCTCAAGCTCGAGAGCGCCACCGTGCAGCGGCTGGCCGACGGCCGGTTCCTGGGGCAGGGCTTCGATCTCGTCGTACCGCTACCTCCGGGGCCGTACGAGGAAAGCGAGCGGGGGCGGGCCGCGCTGCGCGGCGCGTTCGAGACCGCGTACCGCGACAAGTTCGCGCTCACCCCGCCGGGCGTGCCGGTGGAGTTCATCAATATCCGCGTCGCGGTGCGGGCGCCGGTATCGGGCAGCGAGGTGGTGCTCGAGGGCCATCGCGGCGGCGGTGCGCGCGCCGCGCTGAAGGGGACGCGGCGCGCGTACTTCCCGGGCGCCGACGGCTGGGTGGAGACCGCGGTGTACGATCGGTACCGGCTCGGCATCGGCGACGAGGTGGACGGGCCGGCGGTCGTGGAGGAGGAGGGCTCGACGCTGGTGGTGGGGCCGGGCGCCACCGCGCGCGTGGCCGAGAGCGGGAACATGGTGATGACGCTGGGGCGGCCATGA